In Silene latifolia isolate original U9 population chromosome X, ASM4854445v1, whole genome shotgun sequence, the following proteins share a genomic window:
- the LOC141622529 gene encoding uncharacterized protein LOC141622529, whose translation MSLFSMAFAGGGLILLGSWESLTSTSKTQRFSTITLISASFLSLLFIFDSLLSIFDSFSSHDKMGPTLQLQVLAISSLFLLFSILGIFNNFSKTLIFPYPLINLILLFAFIEEFLLFHLQFKDVDGVENRYYDLMMVPILVCVISTIVELKDSSFESIESIRAKGGVNFAKLGRGLGLILQGTWFVQMGFSFFSDLIANNCHLHRKSRGNFTIQCQSHMDLHRGGAIAVLLFNCHLALLVAVVCGVYSIVGKRFVVEGDYRSYRPIGGEMQTVENEGKFTLDSDSDEGGVNEIDQVDGNVGSRRGNGSVELVVNGHGVH comes from the coding sequence ATGTCTCTTTTCTCCATGGCATTTGCAGGTGGAGGTTTAATTTTACTAGGATCATGGGAATCCCTAACTTCAACCTCCAAAACGCAGCGTTTCTCTACAATCACCTTGATTTCCGCATCGTTTCTTTCCCTCCTCTTCATCTTCGATTCTCTTCTCTCAATCTTCGATTCTTTCTCTTCTCATGACAAAATGGGTCCAACTCTTCAACTCCAAGTTCTCGCAATTTCATCTCTTTTTCTGTTATTCTCAATTTTGGGGATTTTCAATAATTTCTCCAAAACCTTAATTTTTCCGTACCCATTGATTAATTTGATTCTTTTGTTTGCTTTTATTGAGGAATTCTTGCTGTTTCATCTTCAATTTAAGGATGTTGATGGTGTTGAGAATCGTTATTATGATTTAATGATGGTACCGATATTAGTTTGTGTGATTTCCACCATTGTTGAGCTTAAAGATTCAAGCTTTGAATCAATTGAATCAATTAGGGCAAAAGGGGGTGTTAATTTTGCTAAATTAGGACGTGGGTTAGGGTTAATTTTGCAGGGTACTTGGTTTGTGCAAATGGGTTTCTCGTTTTTTAGCGATTTGATTGCGAATAATTGTCATTTGCATAGGAAAAGTAGAGGGAATTTTACAATTCAGTGTCAAAGTCATATGGATTTGCACCGTGGCGGAGCGATTGCTGTGCTGTTGTTTAATTGCCATCTTGCTTTGCTTGTAGCTGTGGTTTGTGGGGTGTATTCAATTGTAGGGAAGCGATTTGTGGTTGAGGGCGATTACCGGAGTTATAGGCCGATTGGTGGAGAGATGCAAACGGTAGAGAATGAGGGAAAGTTTACTTTGGATTCGGATTCTGATGAGGGTGGGGTCAATGAGATTGATCAGGTAGATGGAAATGTGGGGTCAAGGAGAGGTAATGGTTCTGTGGAGTTGGTTGTTAATGGTCATGGTGTGCATTAA
- the LOC141622528 gene encoding protein NRT1/ PTR FAMILY 5.9-like, translating into MARKQRPIALNKSCCMLIVIAGMERFAFKGVASNLVTYLTDVISMSNSKAAKTVNAWCGFTSIMPLLVAPLADSLPNPLSTILTSSFVYILGLATLTSTTFEWAWPENKSVSTTFMFWSLCLISLGQGGYNPSLQAFGVEQLEDEDYFPSDQTDKATSKSTGKTCFFTWWYFGVCSGSLLGVSSMSYIQDTFGWSLGFALPTLVMVASNVLFSCGNNFQAYNTSNKMVSDPKPLIATLQALKAAAVKMFNSTIQSKPQVSVSDLELQEDYQASEKLVGFNEAREEPSVRICLSDNVKVILRLLPIWGMLLLFAVIFQQPATFFTKQGMTMKRNIGSNFKIPPATLQGAITISIILLMPLYDKVLIPLTRVVTRNDRGITVMQRMGTGMVLSIIAMIIAALTEEKRLKTPSLSIFWLLPQYILLGISDIFTVVGMQEFFYGEVPDKMKTMGIALYTSVFGVGSFLSALMISVIEYITAREGRQSWFTDDMTKARLDKYYWLLAILSSFSLLVYVVLCKFHKSRSDTGDEYNTPSS; encoded by the exons ATGGCTAGAAAACAAAGACCTATTGCTCTTAACAAGTCATGTTGCATGCTTATAG TGATTGCAGGAATGGAGAGGTTTGCGTTCAAAGGGGTGGCATCAAACTTAGTGACATACCTTACCGATGTTATTAGCATGAGCAACTCAAAGGCAGCTAAAACTGTCAATGCTTGGTGTGGATTTACTTCTATCATGCCTCTCTTGGTGGCTCCCCTTGCCGATTCCTTGCCAAATCCGCTCTCCACCATCCTCACTTCTTCGTTCGTCTATATTCTG GGGCTAGCAACATTGACATCAACAACTTTTGAATGGGCATGGCCGGAAAACAAGAGTGTTTCCACCACCTTCATGTTTTGGTCACTCTGTCTAATTTCGTTGGGCCAAGGAGGGTACAACCCATCTTTGCAAGCTTTCGGGGTAGAGCAACTTGAGGACGAAGACTACTTTCCCTCCGATCAAACGGACAAGGCGACCTCAAAATCCACGGGAAAGACCTGTTTCTTCACTTGGTGGTACTTTGGTGTTTGCAGTGGCAGTCTCTTGGGGGTCTCTTCTATGTCCTACATCCAAGACACTTTTGGCTGGTCTCTAGGGTTCGCTCTCCCTACATTGGTTATGGTTGCTTCGAATGTGCTCTTTTCGTGTGGCAACAACTTTCAAGCGTACAATACGAGCAACAAAATGGTTTCTGATCCCAAGCCACTCATAGCTACGCTTCAAGCCCTTAAAGCTGCAGCTGTGAAGATGTTCAACTCTACCATTCAATCCAAACCCCAAGTCTCTGTTTCCGATCTAGA GCTGCAGGAGGACTATCAAGCCAGCGAAAAACTAGTTGGATTCAATGAAGCAAGAGAGGAACCCTCTGTGCGCATTTGCCTCTCGGACAATGTCAAGGTAATACTACGACTCTTGCCTATATGGGGAATGCTACTGCTATTTGCAGTAATCTTCCAACAACCAGCAACATTCTTCACCAAGCAAGGCATGACAATGAAGAGGAACATAGGCTCAAATTTCAAGATCCCACCCGCAACTCTCCAAGGTGCCATTACTATCTCAATTATCCTCTTGATGCCCTTATATGACAAGGTTCTCATCCCCCTGACGAGAGTTGTCACGAGGAATGATAGGGGTATAACAGTCATGCAGAGGATGGGGACGGGAATGGTCCTCTCCATCATTGCTATGATTATTGCGGCATTGACAGAAGAAAAGAGACTTAAAACTCCATCACTAAGTATATTTTGGTTGCTACCCCAATATATACTGCTAGGAATATCGGACATCTTCACTGTCGTGGGAATGCAAGAGTTCTTCTATGGTGAAGTCCCTGATAAGATGAAAACCATGGGAATAGCCTTATATACTAGTGTGTTCGGAGTAGGTAGTTTCCTTAGTGCCTTGATGATATCTGTGATCGAATACATCACGGCTAGAGAAGGCAGGCAAAGTTGGTTCACTGACGATATGACGAAAGCTAGACTAGATAAGTACTATTGGCTACTAGCTATATTAAGTTCATTCAGTTTGCTAGTCTATGTAGTTTTGTGTAAATTCCATAAGAGTAGGAGTGACACGGGTGATGAATATAATACTCCTAGTTCATAA
- the LOC141622552 gene encoding ferredoxin-thioredoxin reductase catalytic chain, chloroplastic: MKALQASTAYSFPISSPSIPPSRRTPQLRVVRAQVDPSEKSIEIMRKFSEQFARKSGTYFCVDKSVTAVVIKGLAEHKDTLGAPLCPCRHYDDKQAEAGQGFWNCPCVPMRERKECHCMLFLTPDNDFAGKEQTITLDEIRETTANM; the protein is encoded by the exons ATGAAAGCTCTTCAAGCTTCAACAGCTTACAGCTTTCCCATTTCTTCTCCATCTATTCCTCCTTCACGCCGCACTCCTCAGCTTCGCGTTGTTCGCGCTCAAG TGGACCCTTCTGAAAAATCCATTGAAATTATGAGGAAGTTCTCAGAGCAGTTTGCCCGCAAGTCaggaacatatttttgtgttGATAAAAGTGTTACCGCTGTTGTTATCAAG GGATTAGCTGAACACAAGGATACATTAGGTGCTCCGCTTTGCCCGTGTAG GCATTATGATGATAAACAGGCTGAAGCTGGTCAGGGTTTTTGGAATTGTCCATGCGTGCCAATGAGGGAGAG AAAGGAGTGCCACTGCATGCTTTTCCTAACCCCTGACAACGATTTTGCTGGCAAAGAACAG acaatcaccttggatgagATTCGGGAAACAACAGCAAACATGTGA
- the LOC141622551 gene encoding cytochrome P450 71A25-like produces MASPLVQVLEKLPIHPVYLLAFLSFTIILYQWLYTTTRFPSPCKLPIIGNLHQLGTLPHRSLRSLSRKHGDIMLLRLGSKPTLVVSSANVAEEIMKTHDTVFANRPKSRVGSIILYNGRDIGFSRYGDYWRQIKSICVMHMLSNKKVQFFRKIREEEVSVMVERIRESPRCMPVNLTETIASFTNGVVSRVAFGRKYDGEEGCGNIKELLNDFSEALGTFSFGDFIPWLGWIDHISGVLCKATKVAKAFDSFIEKIVQEHIDGVNLQGRDDDDEASKGEKVQDLVDVLLEIQRNDPSLERDSIKALLLDMLAAGVETTSTLLDWAMSELLMHPRTMKELKDEVRGFSNGKTIINEDDLKDMKYLKAVIKEALRLHPPLPLLLFREPSQDVKVHNYDIAAGTQVIVNAWAIHRHPASWDQPEEFRPERFLNTSVDMMGLDFKFIPFGAGRRGCPGISFATVKAELALANLVGLFDWEVPREMQGDSFMAESFGTSVHRRDPLMAIPTPYSRN; encoded by the exons ATGGCTTCACCTTTAGTACAAGTCTTAGAAAAACTTCCTATACATCCTGTATATCTTCTTGCGTTTCTAAGCTTCACAATCATACTCTATCAATGGCTATACACCACGACACGATTTCCCTCTCCGTGTAAACTTCCCATTATAGGCAACCTTCACCAGCTCGGTACCCTGCCTCATCGATCCTTGAGATCCTTATCGAGGAAACATGGAGACATCATGCTGCTTCGTCTAGGCAGCAAACCTACCCTTGTCGTTTCTTCTGCAAATGTAGCTGAAGAAATCATGAAAACCCACGACACTGTTTTCGCAAACAGGCCTAAATCTCGGGTTGGTTCCATAATCCTGTACAATGGTAGGGACATAGGTTTTTCCCGGTATGGAGATTACTGGAGGCAAATTAAGAGCATTTGCGTAATGCATATGTTAAGCAACAAAAAAGTTCAATTCTTTAGAAAAATTCGAGAAGAAGAGGTTTCTGTAATGGTTGAACGTATCAGGGAATCACCACGTTGTATGCCGGTGAATTTGACAGAGACAATTGCAAGCTTTACGAATGGGGTAGTGTCTAGGGTGGCCTTTGGAAGAAAGTATGACGGAGAGGAAGGGTGTGGAAATATTAAGGAGCTTTTGAATGATTTTAGCGAGGCACTTGGAACATTTAGTTTTGGAGATTTCATCCCTTGGTTGGGTTGGATCGATCACATTTCTGGTGTGTTATGTAAAGCAACCAAAGTTGCTAAAGCGTTTGATTCTTTCATCGAAAAGATAGTTCAAGAGCATATTGACGGAGTAAATTTACAGGGccgagatgatgatgatgaagcaagTAAAGGTGAAAAAGTTCAAGACTTGGTCGACGTTCTGCTTGAAATTCAGAGGAACGATCCGTCCCTTGAAAGGGATAGCATCAAAGCTCTGCTTCTG GACATGCTAGCTGCAGGAGTAGAGACAACTTCCACACTACTCGACTGGGCAATGTCAGAGTTGCTTATGCATCCTCGAACCATGAAAGAACTCAAAGACGAAGTGAGGGGATTCTCCAATGGCAAAACCATAATCAACGAGGATGATCTGAAGGACATGAAATACCTAAAGGCCGTAATCAAAGAGGCACTAAGGCTGCATCCTCCACTACCTCTTCTACTATTTAGAGaaccgtctcaggatgtcaaagTCCATAACTATGACATTGCCGCAGGGACACAAGTTATTGTCAATGCGTGGGCCATACACAGACATCCGGCTTCGTGGGACCAACCAGAGGAGTTTCGGCCAGAGAGGTTCTTGAACACTTCGGTAGACATGATGGGTTTGGACTTCAAATTTATCCCATTTGGAGCAGGTAGACGAGGTTGCCCAGGTATCTCATTTGCTACCGTCAAAGCGGAGCTGGCATTGGCGAATCTAGTTGGCTTATTCGACTGGGAGGTGCCTCGTGAGATGCAAGGCGATTCTTTCATGGCTGAATCTTTTGGGACATCGGTTCATAGACGAGATCCTCTAATGGCAATTCCCACTCCTTATTCTCGCAATT